cgtgtactatagcccaccaggcttctctgtccatgggattctccaggcaaggatactggagtgggttgccattcccttctccaggggatctttccaacccagggatcaatcccatgtctccccacactgcaggcaaattctttactgtctgagccaccaggaaagcctcctttaaaaaaaatctactcaaATATTTAAGGAGCACCTACCATATGCTGGGCACTGATCAAGGCTCTGCAAATACACAATAATCAAAACCAAGCTCTAATGCAGTGACATTCTAGTTGTAGGAAGACAGACAACAATCAAATAATTAGGTAAATATACAGTGTGAGATAGTGGTGAGTGCATCCTCCAGATGGACCTGGagcaatcaacctgcctgacttcaggctctactacaaggctacagtcattacgacagtatggtattggcacaaagacaaaaatatagatcaatggaacaaaatagaaagcccagagataaatccacgcacctatggacaccttatctttgacaaaggaggcaagaatatacaataaagataagacagtctctttaacaagtggtgctgagaaaactgttcaaccacttgtaaaagaatgaaactagaacactttctaacaccatacacaaaaataaactcaaaatggattaaagatctaaatgtaagaccagaaactataaaactcctagaggaaaacataggcaaaacactctctgacataaatcacagcaggatcctctatgacccacctcccagagtaatggaaataaaagcaaaattaaacaaattggacctaattaaacttaaaagcttttgcacaatgaaaaaaactatcagcaaggtgaaaagacagccttcagaatgggagaaaataatagcaaatgaagcaactgacaaagaattaatctcaaaaatatacaagcaactcctacagctcaattccagaaaaataacccaatcaaaaaatgggccaaagaactaaacagacatttctccaaagaagacatacagatggctaacaaacaaatgaaaagatgctcaacatcactcattatcagagaaatgcaaatcaaaaccacaatgaggtaccatttcacgccagttagaatggctgttatccaaaagtctacaagcaataaatgctggagagggtgtggagaaaagggaaccctcttacactgttggtaggaatgcaaactagtacagccactgtggagaacagtgtggagattccttaaaaaactggaaatagaactgccatatgacccagcaatcccattgctgagcatacacactgaggaaaccaaaacggaaaagagacacgtgtaccccaatgttcattgcagcactgtttataatagccaggacatggaagcaacctagatgtccatcagcagacaaatgtataagaaagctgtggtacatatacacaatggaatattactcagccattaaagagatgaggtggatgaaactggagcctattatacagagtgaagtaagtcagaaagaaaaacaccaatacagtatactaatgcatatatatggaatttagaaagatgataatgatgaccctatatgaaagataggaaaagagacacagatgtatagaacagtcttttggactctgtgggagaaggtgagggtgggatgatttgagagaatagcattgaaacatgtacataagaaaaatgggccaaagaccctACAGAAGGATCTTTTTTCAGACCATTCTTTTCTTGGGCATGctcacctcccttcctcctttctcccagAAAGCCAGCACTCTCTTGGGATTTATTGATACCCTCAGTTTGAAAAGTGAGAAGGATGAGACCAATAGTCAATCTTCTTAAAAGGTGACTTTGTATATCTTTTCTATGTGTTTTTTATGAATGGTTACTGAGATCAATCTGGTTTTTAAATTCGTACTTGAACAGTAACGATAGTAATAATCCCCACATCTTGCAAATGTAATGAGAGTGGGATTAAGTTGACGAAACAAGCTTTCTGTTAGCTTCAGGAGTCAGCAGCATTTGGTCATTTTTATTGCAGGGCTGTTGTCCTTAGTTGTCCCAGCTCCTTCCACAAAGAGGCCCCACCTACTTTTCTCCTGATGGGTACTCTACTCTGGAGCACAGGGGTTAACCAGTGAGAATCCTACACACGTGAGAAGTGTGGTCACTTCAGATCAAGGCGAGAATTCACCCTGCATTTGAATTAAGAGGTTGGCAACCTAGTACAATCACAAATTGTCCCACATCACCTTACTACATAGAGTCCAAAATACCTATTGAAACGAGCAACTGCAATCCCTCCCCCTgccaaaaataacaaaagatagAATTCACCCAATGGATGCCTTTGATCCATTAAAAAgttagcaaactttttctataaggAGTTCCAGTGAATATTTCCAGCTTTGTAAGTCATACTGCCTTTGTCACGACTCAGCTCTGTGACTGTAACCCTAAAGCCAccacagacaatatgtaaatgaatggtaTGGCCGTGTTTCAAtacaactttatttacaaaaacaagcagcAGGCTGACCCCTGCTTGAGGCTGATGCAGAGACCACTTCCTGTTGAGAACACCAGGAGCTTGTGTTTGAGACAGGCTGAAGGTATGAGATGGGAGAGGCAAGGCAAAGGCACTGAGGAAAGAGGCATACAAACAACAAAAAGCCAGGCTGTCCAAAGAGCAATGTGTATGCCAGAAGGTGGCAAAAGACTAAAATTTAATTAGGTGAGAACAGTACATTTTAAGCATGTGCAAACTGAACTTTTGCTGgttcatcttttatttaaaaactacattattttaaagatattcttaAAACAGTATTTAGAAAATCATTTTCTATTAGAATCACGTACTTCTTCCTTGAATCAGAAGTTGTGCCACTATCCTGGTTACCTGTGGATTCACCAAGCAGTCCAGCAAGTCATCTGTAGAAACGAATGTTTGGGAAACGGCCACAGTCCTATCTGAAGCAATCTGTTCCACAACTGCATTCTCACTCTCACTCATCATTCGCTGCCTCTTTCCAAAGGATTTTCCatttttgctgacaaagtcttCACCATCGTTTTCAAATATGCCTCCTCTTTCTGAGGATGGTTCTTCGGAACTTGGTGTGACAGGTACCAGATCAAGGCCAAAAGGACTTGCTGCCTCCTGTTTCACTGTTTCTGAGCTTAAGTTGTGGCCACCAGCTTGTTCTACCCCCACGTGGCTGTGCATGTTTAACTCCTCCTTTATCGTGTACTCTCTGTTGGTTCTCAGTGCTTGGGTTTCTACTACTTCAGACGTTccataatgattaaaaaaagcagagatggcCCCATTTAAGTAGTGACAATTGATTTCATGGGATGTTTCCTCAAgctagggaaaaagaaaaactccttAAAATGGTTATACATACTTACATAAATTGGAAAACAAGCGTTCTTGTCAGAgttggtttatcacaggatagtaACTGCCATGATGAAAAGTGGAAGAGACCTACCTCAGTTGGGTTTAACCAAGCTCTGGTATTGTGTGGATTCTCTGCAGTTTTCAGGGCACACACAAGCATGCGGGTGATTGCCTCTTCTACCCGGGTTTGGTGGTCCTCTTCCTAAGTCAAGGttaaaaaagaagacacagtGTTTCATTTGTCTCTGGGTCTCACTGCTTAAAACAGAGGAGAGTCTCTTAACTGCTGTTTTGTTCTTTCATCAACATAAGCTTTGTTACTAAAGGAATGAATATGCTGTTGGCAGACCACGATTTTTACGTGTTAACTATCTTCTGCCACCTAGAAAGAGTTGCAGAATATTTCGCCAACTAAATTTAAGTATGGGTCCTTTCTGTAAGAAATAGGCCTTAAGTATGAATCACCTGTGATATTTTCTTCAGCATTTTCCAGTCTCTGACAtgtttaaagtttcttttaaaaagtatcacaTGAAAATGAATAATCCCAATAGAGGATTATTTTGACAagctaattttttgaggaatgggaaaaaaattttaataaacattcttggttggatggcatcactgatgcaatggacataaaaCTgggcaatctccaggagatggtgagggacagggaagcttggcgtgctatagtccatggggttgtgaagagtcggacacgacttggtgactgaacaacaacaacattcttgGCCACAAGAGTGAGAAGGctaaatatctatctatctattgtATCTTAAGATACAATAAGTATAAACTATGGCAATCATGATAAACTACATTAAAATTAGTAACTTttgttcatcaaaagacaccataaaggaaataaagaagccAGATGTCTGTAACATATATAACTGattgcaaaatatataaagaatctgcACACATCAGTAAGACAAatgacccatttttttttttaatgggcaaaagCCACGAAGACAAACATGTCAAAAAAAGAACAATTATATGagtaataaacacatgaaaataagcTTAGCCTCAttaataatcagggaaatgcaaatcaagaaacCCATGAGACTGGCAAAAGAGGGTCTGATAATTCCAAATGATGGAGAAATGTCAAATAATTGACAGGAATCTTATACATTGATGGCGGGAATGTATGCTGACAGACATTTGGAAAATATGCAGGCATTATATTATAAACCTGAGTACTGTACACCCTACAGatggcaattccacttctagatatATACACATTCTCTGGAGAAACTCTTGCGCATGTATACAAgaatattctatttataaaagcaaaaaaactaaaagcaacCCAATTAGAcatcaacagaaaaatgaatcgataaactgtggtacattaaCACTAGAGGATATTATTATACCACAGTGAAAATGAATGACCAGCTACATGTGACAACAGAGATGAATATTAGAAACACAGATGAATATTAGAaacataatattaaatttaaaaaaaaagcaaatcctcAAGATGAGATACCACTTCtcctaggatggctataataaaaaatacagataacaaatgttcataaggatgtggagaaatcagaatcTTCATACTTTGTTGGGGGAATGTAAATGGTGCACTGCTTGGAAAATAGCAATTTCTGGcaattcctcagaaaattaaatctAGAGTTAccagatggttaattttatgagTCAACTTGGGTAGGCTATGGTGACCAATTGTCTAGTCAAACACTATTCTAGATGTCACTGTGAAGATATTTCAtagatgtgattaacatttatAATCAGCTGACTTTAAGTAAAAGCAGATTATCCTCAATAATGCAGGTGGACCTCATCTGATCAGTTGAACGCTTTAAGAGCAAAATTTAAGGtttcttggagaagaaaaaattCTGCCTCAAGACTGCAACAGAAATCCTAAGCCAGTTTACATACAGCCTGCCAGCCTGTCTTACAGATTCTGGACTCTAGACTGCAACTTGAACTCATCTGAATTtccagcctgctggcctgccCGGCTGAtgtccatatgatccagcaactccacacCCAGGTATATAccgaaagaaatggaaacatacatccacacaaaacCACGTACGTAAATGACAgcagtagcattattcataagagCCAAAAGTAGACACGATCCAAAGGTCCATCACTGAttagtggataaacaaaatgtggtatgtctAAACAGTACTTTTTAGCtatataaaaaaaggaatgaagtactgatacacacTACTCCAAGGATGattcttaaaaacattatgctaaatgaaagacgCCAGCCATGGCTGTGATCAAAGTCTCTGGTTAAAGCATGTGCAGATGCAACAATGCTTCAGGTGGGAGAGACAGACTTGAACCATAATGGTAGCCATTCTAATTGTCAAGTGGAACAGGCAACCAGGATTAAGCATAGCATATTGGAGGGAAAAAGCCTTTGgcagaaataaaatgataaaacctAGCACTGAAAGACTGCTCTGAAAAGATGTGTAACTCAGGACTGTGAATTGTGCAATTAGTAATGAGGACACTGAGCCAAGAAGCAGATATTTCCAGCCCAGATGGTGTGGGATGGGACTAGCACCATGGGACGTGTGTGGCAGGTTCAGCCAGGCCCAACACAGTTCTCCTAACAGTCAAGGGAGCAGGCCCGGCACACCAACCTCAGGGCGCACTGTGCCCCGAGAAGAAAGAGGACAGCGTGTCACAAAAACCCTATTTCCAACCTCACCACCCACCAACAGAGCACAGAATCCATAACCCATAGCACAGCAAACAAGGTAGCACGGGAGTGTTGGTTAAAATTAATCATCAAGTTATAAAGACAGGCACTGTGTATCTTAAAAGCAAGGAGATGACATTtgttagaaaaggaaaataccaGCTCAATCCACGAGTTTATACTGACAGTGACAGGATCAATGGATTCCACATAATGCCACCAGTGTCTGGGAACAAACAGAAcctgaaaaccaaacaaaaaatggtTAGCACAAAACCAAGACATTTTACTTTTATGTCAGAATCAGATCTAAATTGAAGCtgctaggaaaaaaaattcaaatgaatttaGAGCAATATTGTAataggaaagggaaaagtaaGAAAAAGCTCCCATAatccttttattcctttaaaaaaaaattaacaagtttGCATGTTCTATAAAggatattggcttccctggtggctcagatgggaagatcccctggagaagagaatggcaacccactccagtattcttgcctggagaattccacggacagaagagcctggcgggctacaagtccatgaggtcacaaggagttggacacgactgagcgactaacactttcactttttcacaaagGATATTACCAGCTTCTCCAGTCTCTACTCTCCTTTATGCTGGACCGTCTCTGTCTGCATCCAAATCTTGGTAAAGGATTCTGAGATTGTAACTCTTCCTCCTTTCCATCACATAAGAATTGTATGAGTTCTGAGAAAGGGCATACATAAAAATACAGGACATAGTTTCTGACTTCTCACAGTATAAAATCTAgccaatgaaaaaataatatatagaacaGTGGCATTATACAAGGGTAAATCAGAGGAGTGGACACTGGTGGTAGAGAATTTCAGAGGTGAGAGAAGCAGGCACAAACTAGGGAGGTCAGGGGCAACCTGGATGAAGGAAGTGTGATCTGAGCCACGACTGGGAGAGAACGAGGACGTGCCAGGAGGGGGAAAGGGGCAAGGGAGGCGGGACTGTCGAGGGACAGCAAGCAGGCCGGTTTTACCACTGCAGAAGGAATACTGGGGAATAAAGTAGGAGAATCAGGTTAGGGCCAGTGGAGGGCCCTGAATTCAGAATAAAGAATCTGGATTTTATATCCTGTAGGCATTACAAGTTCCTGAGTTCTGAGTAAGTGGACGGTTAAAATAGTGACATTATGGGAAAGTCTGGAAGGACAAGAGAGTCCTGCAATGGTCCACTTAGTAAATGTTTAGATTTAAACAGGAAGGAATAGCAAACGAAAGCAATGGGCAGAGCCAAGAAGGACTGTATTTGTCCAGACTCACTACAAGAGCCTGTGAAAGGCCAAGTAGAGTAGAAACTTTTGGGTTTGGATTTAGAAAATGGTAGCACTTGCTACAGACAAGGTGGAGGTGGGAAGAGCGCTCCTTTCAGGAGAATCAGGCACTGAAAATGGCCACTACAGCCACTGGCTTTAGTCATTAGGAGGCCTCGAATCTCCTATCACAGAGTTTACTTTCAGTACAGAGGTAGGAGGGGGCCCAGTTTATGGTGGATTCAGGAAAGAGaatgatgtgaaaaactgataCAATGGACAGAAATACTCATTGAATTTGGctattaaagtaaaagaaaaaaaaagaattagcagccacttcacacccactaaaaTGGCTACAGTTGTagtaatataataatagtaataataataaaggaagataacaagtgttggagaggatgtaaAGCAATTAGAACCCACATagattgctggtgggaatgtaaaatggtgcagctgctatggaaaacagtttggcaattccCCCAAAAGTTAAAACACAGAattaacatatgacccagcaattccactcctacatAAATactcaagagaactgaaaatatatgttcTTACAAAACcttgtacacaaatatttataacagtattatcataataaccaaaaaagtggaaacaacccaaatacccATCAGGTgtttaatggataaataaaatgtatattcacaTAATGGAACAACaggcagttcagttgcttagtcgtgtccgactctttgcgaccccatggactgcagcactccaggcttccccgtccatcacaaactcctggagcttgctcaaactcatgtccattgagtcggtgatgccatccaaccatctcatcctttattgtccccttctcctcctgccttcaatctttcccagcatcagggtcttttcaaatgagtcagttattcacatcaggtggccaaagtattggagtttcagcttcagcatcagtccttccaatgactattcaggactgatttcctttaggattgactggttggatctccttgcagtccaagggactctcaagagtcttctccaacaccacagttcaaaagcatcaattctttggtgctcagctttctttatgatccaactctcacatccatacatgactactggaaaaaccattctctgactacatggaccttcatcggaaaagaaatgtctctgctttttaatatgctgtctagattggtcatagcttttcttccaagagtgtcttttaatttcatggctgcagtcaccatctgcagtgactctggagcccaagtctgtcattgtttccccatttatttgccaccaagtgatgggaccagaggccatgatcttagttttttgaaagttgagttttaagccaactttttcactctcctctttcactttcatcaagaggctcttcagtgcctcttcactttccgccataagggtggtgtcatctgcgtatctgaggtttgatttcagcttgtgcttcatccagcccagcattttgcatgatgcactctgcatataagttaaataagcagggtgacaatatacagccttgacatactcctttcctgatttggaaccagtctgttgtttcatgtccagttctaactgttgcttcttgacctgcgtacagattgctcaggaggcaggtaaggtggtctggtattctcctctcttgaagaactttccagttagttgtaatctacacagtcaaaggctttagcataatcaagaaagcagaggtagatgtttttctggatctcttgctttttcgatgatccaatggatgttggcaacttgatctctggttcctctgccgtttctaaatccagcttgaacatctggaagttcatggtttgtactgctgaaacctggcttggagaaatttgagcattactttgctagcatctgaaagtgaagtgaaagtgaagtcgctcagtcatgtccaactctttgagaccccatggactgtagcctaccaggctcctccgtccatgggattctccaggcaaaaatactggagtgggttgccatttccttctccaggggatctttctgacccagggattgaaccccagtctcccacattgcagacagatgctttaacctctgagccaccagggaagccccgtgctagcatctgagatgagtacaattgtgcggtagtttcaacattctttggcattgcctttctttgggattggaatgaaaactgaccttttccagtcctgtggccattgctgagttttccaaatttgttggcatattgactgcagcactttcacagcatcatcttttaggatttgaaagagctcaactagaattccatcacctctactagctttgttcgtagtgatgcttcctaaggcccacttgactttgcactccaggatgtctggctgtaggtgaatgatcacaccatcgtcgttatctgggtcatgaagatcttttttgtacagttcttctgtgtattcttgccacctcttcttaatatcttctgcttctgttaggtccataccatttctgtccttcattgtgcccatctttgcatgaagtgttcccttggtatctctaattttcttgaagagatctctagtcttccccattctattgttttcctctattactttgcattgatcactgaggaaggctttcttatctctccttactattgtttggaactctgcattcaagtgggtatagctttcctttctcctttgcctttagcttctcttcttccctcagctatttgtaatggaACATATTCatccaaaaaaagaatgaagagccaATAACATTCTAcagtgtggatgaaccttgaggagattatgctatgtgaaaggaGCCAGACATAAAAGACCACAGATTGCACAACTGCACTTATATGAGacgtccagaataggtaaatctataaagaaagaaaacagagaagtggCTGTCAGGGTCTGGGGGGATAGgtgaatggggagtgactgctgacAAGACGAGGAAACAGTCAGACTGTGTGAGCTGGAGCACTCGAGTGTAAAGGAGGCAGGAACAGCCAGTGAGAAGGGGGCAAAGGAAGGAACACAGGCAGGTAAGAGGGATAACCAAGGGAATAAAATCTTAAGAGACTAAGAAAACCCggtaaatgttaataaaatatctGACCGTAAATGCCAGTGTTGTAGAGCTGATTTTCCCCACTGGGTAGAAGCACTAAGCACCAAACCTTTGGAGATATTTCAGAGACAGTCAGTCACAAAAGCAGCATCCATTCTTGCTTAAAAGCAAATCATTCtcaacaaatatatgatatcacttacatgtggactctacaaaatgataaacaaatctatatacagaacagaaacagactcccagacacagaaaacaagcttatgggtATCACGTCTGGTTATGGGGGAAGGGGTAATTTAGGAGCAggggattaacagacacaaacTACTGCACACAGAATATACAGGCAACAgggatttactgtatagtacagagaactatattcaatatcttgtaataaattataatggaatataacctgaaaaaatatataactgaatcactgtgctatacatctgaaactaacacaatattgtaaatcaactatacttctattatacagagtgaagtaagccagaaagaaaaacaccaatacagtatactaacacatatatatggaatttagaaagaaggtaacaataaccctgtgtacgagacagcaaaagagacactgatgtatagaacagtcttttggactctgtgggagagggagagggtgggatgatatgggagaatggcattgaaatacgtataatatcatatatgaaacgagtcgccagtccaggttcgatgcacgatactggatgcttggggctggtgcactgggacgacccagagggatggtgtggggagggaggagggatgagggttcaggatggggagcacatgtatacctgtggcagattcattttgatatttggcaaaaccaatacaatattgtaaagtttaaaaataaaataaaattaaaaaaaaataaaaaataaaaaaacccctTAAATCCCTAAATCATTCTTAGTTCAATCTGCCGTTGTCGGCCCACTAACTGGATACACTTGAACCTGTGTTTGTGTGCCTGGATTCTAACGTAGTTGAACAGATATTAACTGTAAATAAATGTTTCAGAAGTGCTCAAGTACTCATGCCTTGACACCTCCTCTTAACCTAAACAAAAATGACTGAGCTCCTGGATCTTCGTCCATAGTCCATTCTCCTCTTCACCACCAGGAGGAGCCATGCACCCTCCTCTCATTTCCCTTCCATGACCTGTGAAGCCGGGACTGTGTGAAGCCTACAGCTGGAGAAGCTGGCATCCAATAGCAGAGCAGCAGGGAAGGGACCACTGTCATCATTTGTACTGGTGGGGAGGCACGTGACATAGGACTTGAAAGAAGTTATAGCTGGGGTGTCCAGTGACAGGTCACCAGTGTTTTAAAGCTCCCACTTTACCTGTCCTGGGCTCAGAGTGACCATATGTCTTCGAGCTTTCCGGAACTGAGGAAAACGTTTTAAATCAGGATTGACAACATTGATTTTACTGAACACACTGGATTCTTCATAAGGGATTCTAGTTGGATAAAGGAAAGGAGTATCTTCAGGAGGAAAGAGATGCCATCTTTtcctaatggaaaaaaaaaaaagatacaagttaGTATTGTAGACTTGAGACAAAAGATGTAAGAAGGCAGCAGCGAAGTGCCGGTTTTCACCCATTTTCATTCAATCCATCGAGGAATACAGGAGCCACCTCAGGGGTCACCTGGCCCATCTCTCACTCAGTTCTGGAATCTCCTCTGCAGACACCTGGTGGAGGTAGGGTAGCAACTAGTGGGTATCTAAGGATGTCCTAAGTAGCCCCTTTGCAGGGACAAGATCTACTTTGTAAGATAATTCTCAAATCAAAGTCAGTCTCCTCATAAGCTGTTTCCATTCCTATAGCTAGAGCTACCTAGAATAACCTCCACTCTTTCAAATCTCTGTATTCTTATCTTATCCAGAGTAACCTGTCAGGGTTCTGTCCATCAAGTTAAATTTTCAGACTTCTCCCTGTTTGGACTGTGAATTTCTTAagttaaacatttgttaaattgaTTCATTAAGGAAGAGAAATGCACAAATGATGCCACACAATAAAAAGTAGTATAATATAGGGATgtgcaaaaagagaaaactgtaaaATGGTTTCgtcactttaaaatttattttttttggaaaatggaaGTGATAAATCTTAACTCACAAAACATTAGACACACCAATATTTGGAGCCAACAGAGGGAGGACCTGAGGCAAAGAAGGGAGAAGTGAAAAGGGAAGAGACACATACAGAAATCCACAGATGGGGaagtagagagagaaaagaacCAAGTTCTGAGACAAGTCCTTAAGCCCTCCAGTGACCCCTGGCAGTTACAGTAGGGCTATCTTGTCCTTTCAAGATAGCTGACTGCTCTTCTTAAACTAGGAAGTATAAAGTCTTATTTTGCCTTAGAGATGATAAAGCTGCTCCCTTCCCCTGGCCTCGTTTGGAGAATACGTTTAGAATGTCAGAGCTGGAAAGACCTTATCagtctaattttattttcaaagaagtgGAAGAAGGAGCCAGCTAAGCAGACAACTGCCTAGCTGAACTGGGAGTGGATGCCTGGAAGTTCTGGATGAGCTTTCTAAGAACAATCCTGATCATGGCTGAGAGGCACAGCACACAGAAACCACCATACATACTGCTCCCCTTGTTTCACAAAGGAGGAGACTGAACCAGAGATGAAGAGATTTGCCCTGGTCATGAGACAGGCTGACAGAATGGAGCAGGGAGTCCTGCTGCCTACCCAATAGTCACTGCTTTTCCTGTACAACACacaaagacacaaacacacacacacgcacacatacatttctctctctctctccctcctgcatGCCTATGCACATATGCATTACCTTCCTTGTACCTGGAATACTAAGTTGCAACCATAGGTG
The DNA window shown above is from Bos indicus isolate NIAB-ARS_2022 breed Sahiwal x Tharparkar chromosome 1, NIAB-ARS_B.indTharparkar_mat_pri_1.0, whole genome shotgun sequence and carries:
- the HSPBAP1 gene encoding HSPB1-associated protein 1 isoform X3: MCLQQPAVFYNMVFDWPAQHWTAKHLSEVLHGKQIRFRMGTKSTDTAPQFETACNYVEATLEEFLSWNSDQSSISGAFRDYDHSKFWAYADYKYFVSLFEDKTDIFQDVIWSDFGFPGRNGQESTLWIGSLGAHTPCHLDTYGCNLVFQVQGRKRWHLFPPEDTPFLYPTRIPYEESSVFSKINVVNPDLKRFPQFRKARRHMVTLSPGQVLFVPRHWWHYVESIDPVTVSINSWIELEEDHQTRVEEAITRMLVCALKTAENPHNTRAWLNPTELEETSHEINCHYLNGAISAFFNHYGTSEVVETQALRTNREYTIKEELNMHSHVGVEQAGGHNLSSETVKQEAASPFGLDLVPVTPSSEEPSSERGGIFENDGEDFVSKNGKSFGKRQRMMSESENAVVEQIASDRTVAVSQTFVSTDDLLDCLVNPQVTRIVAQLLIQGRST
- the HSPBAP1 gene encoding HSPB1-associated protein 1 isoform X2 translates to MYPSGKHVKPFTPEKAKEIIMCLQQPAVFYNMVFDWPAQHWTAKHLSEVLHGKQIRFRMGTKSTDTAPQFETACNYVEATLEEFLSWNSDQSSISGAFRDYDHSKFWAYADYKYFVSLFEDKTDIFQDVIWSDFGFPGRNGQESTLWIGSLGAHTPCHLDTYGCNLVFQVQGRKRWHLFPPEDTPFLYPTRIPYEESSVFSKINVVNPDLKRFPQFRKARRHMVTLSPGQVLFVPRHWWHYVESIDPVTVSINSWIELEEDHQTRVEEAITRMLVCALKTAENPHNTRAWLNPTELEETSHEINCHYLNGAISAFFNHYGTSEVVETQALRTNREYTIKEELNMHSHVGVEQAGGHNLSSETVKQEAASPFGLDLVPVTPSSEEPSSERGGIFENDGEDFVSKNGKSFGKRQRMMSESENAVVEQIASDRTVAVSQTFVSTDDLLDCLVNPQVTRIVAQLLIQGRST
- the HSPBAP1 gene encoding HSPB1-associated protein 1 isoform X1 encodes the protein MAARPGAITNADSASGGGEEEGKHVKPFTPEKAKEIIMCLQQPAVFYNMVFDWPAQHWTAKHLSEVLHGKQIRFRMGTKSTDTAPQFETACNYVEATLEEFLSWNSDQSSISGAFRDYDHSKFWAYADYKYFVSLFEDKTDIFQDVIWSDFGFPGRNGQESTLWIGSLGAHTPCHLDTYGCNLVFQVQGRKRWHLFPPEDTPFLYPTRIPYEESSVFSKINVVNPDLKRFPQFRKARRHMVTLSPGQVLFVPRHWWHYVESIDPVTVSINSWIELEEDHQTRVEEAITRMLVCALKTAENPHNTRAWLNPTELEETSHEINCHYLNGAISAFFNHYGTSEVVETQALRTNREYTIKEELNMHSHVGVEQAGGHNLSSETVKQEAASPFGLDLVPVTPSSEEPSSERGGIFENDGEDFVSKNGKSFGKRQRMMSESENAVVEQIASDRTVAVSQTFVSTDDLLDCLVNPQVTRIVAQLLIQGRST
- the HSPBAP1 gene encoding HSPB1-associated protein 1 isoform X4, with translation MAIYSSILAWRIPLDREAWREQSVGSQKVVSPQFETACNYVEATLEEFLSWNSDQSSISGAFRDYDHSKFWAYADYKYFVSLFEDKTDIFQDVIWSDFGFPGRNGQESTLWIGSLGAHTPCHLDTYGCNLVFQVQGRKRWHLFPPEDTPFLYPTRIPYEESSVFSKINVVNPDLKRFPQFRKARRHMVTLSPGQVLFVPRHWWHYVESIDPVTVSINSWIELEEDHQTRVEEAITRMLVCALKTAENPHNTRAWLNPTELEETSHEINCHYLNGAISAFFNHYGTSEVVETQALRTNREYTIKEELNMHSHVGVEQAGGHNLSSETVKQEAASPFGLDLVPVTPSSEEPSSERGGIFENDGEDFVSKNGKSFGKRQRMMSESENAVVEQIASDRTVAVSQTFVSTDDLLDCLVNPQVTRIVAQLLIQGRST